The genomic stretch tacccatttactatgatactgaatctcctctagggtagaatcattgctaggtgtttctgggcattcctctgacagtacaaacttatagccctcaccagttaaaacaatgtccaggtttcttttccaatctatatagttgggaccagtaagtctgttttcttttagaataatggccagtgggttgaaagtcatcctaagaatcacaaaataaatttttggtcagaactctaaatttagaataatattgattcctcaaacaatactattttaaattaactaacaccttaaaacaccatgaattttgtatgccacgatagtgtggacgtatacaaattcaacatttgtaaaaggagggtatatcccattaattttattatcttgtcaacctaactttttgacaaataaaattaatagttggtttccttcggtcacacaaataatagcagtgactccgatggggaggatactattagacgtgcctaagtgtataccattacttgacactaagtccattaataagattgtgccccttctgatggggaagatcacacgctcttaattaatttcctatagtcatccgaaatggaagtttggtcgagtgatccgcaaacaaactcatccgatatggaggaaggcactcagagccaacgcgcaagtttgtttgcatcacttacaaaccagtaatggagactgtggaattcactaaaacaaatcctctcccacttagttatttaaagtgaggaattttgataatgctagcctactaaatatgtacactaacattcacacacagcacaatataaaagcaataaatagaaaaattaattttcaactattatggcttttatctattgttgtcctccgtgtgtcgtcatccctagctgctgccatctttggccaccgtcaccgcgtctagttgtcgcatccatcttgctccttgttccgctgcgccactctgatcctcaaaaggttccacgccttgcaaaattcgatccgcgacataaatagaattttacatttttcgatcctatatttctcgaaggaatgtacatgtaaactagatcgaacataaaataaaatttacatccatcgatcctatattccataaaaggaatgtacatgtatctagataaaaaattaaatcctaataaaactaaatacaactcctgctatattttataatacaatcatgcacacataataaatgcccttgacatgtccaagggtccaatcacacacataataactataagccataatagttggatcctgcatccacaaagttagcacatcctactattaacctgcctaaattatgtatgacatgtgcataattaaactaataccaaatacatagaggcaaaaccctaactctgataccaattgttggttgctactcggaaaacctaatgcctccactgtacaaaaattttgtacgtgatctgaacctttcgtAGCTACCATGTCTTCtttaaagttaaacttgtatctcctgcggaacttaacaggtttgattccaagtttaacttatatgttcttttacgtttagatttggatctcctgcggaacttaacacgtttgatccaaatcacctaagttataaattcaattaaatattagtttccaaaattggcttccagtactgcatggcgaggcacttggccttcttggatatgggagcaaccatcaccgactagacaaagtcttttaatgaaagttaatatttaatttccttatataactctaggttaaccaaaaggaacaatcaaatcacaaggaaaaaagaaaaagaacacaacatcgaaattaaattcgaaaaacaagaatcgaatgtctcttgtatttggtatttatacaaagaaaaattaactagtgtgatgcggaaattaaatactagttatacctcttccttgtatgctaaaaacctcgagatcttctgccgtatccctcgcctcctcttggacgtcgtgtgggcgacgatcctccaagacgaacaccactcggaaagcttctcctccttctctagaattcgggcaccaccaccacaaaggagctaaagagagcaaagggaagagagggagaggggtcggccacttgatgatctccaacaacacaatatcaattgttatgtttttcaaggcctccccttcccccctttttatattagtttcccaatgaaaaattatggaaagagttttataaaaaattagactcattcctatttccttttaattttttctttttctttccttttaattaatcaatcctagattgatttattaattaaacaactatttgttgatgtttaattatttgatcggccccttgcttgggcaccaagcaaggtggccggccacttattaaaagggaaagaaagaaaatttttttataaaattttaaaagaagaaaacttctaataaaattttacaaactcttttttttctaatgtggatattaaaaggaaagttttaaaatttaaaaccaagttttaaaatttaaaacatctctaataatatttctttttaaaagaaaattttataaattttacaactctcttttaaaaccttgtggcctaatttaaattaggaaaattttataaatttttaaaatctctctttttacaaattgtaaatatctgaggaaatttaaaaaatcaaaaacaaccttcctaatttaaatattgcggccagcccccttgcccaaggcaagggccggccacttctagagaatatgtggccggccattgcttggtcaccaagcaatgaaccggccccttcttggacaccaagataggattttctttggatggacttgaggcttttttgaggctacaacagggacctagaggagaaattggttttggccttccgatgagcttgagtatcctgtgctctccctgaacacacaactcaagttcatcgataataactcattccacttgagagttattaccgcactaccgcaccaatcccaaattacattatgggctccttcttatcatgagtgtgttagaccttgtgtttaagattacgaatgtccactaattaagtgagttactgacaactcatttaattaatatctagctccaagagtagtaccactcaattttattgtcatgttggactaggtccacctgcagggtttaacatggcaatccttatgagctcctcttagggacattctcaacctcgataactaggacacagattccttctataatcaacaacacatattataagtaatatcatttcccaacttatcgggcatattgatttatcgagctaaacctcatcctttgataagtcaaagaaataaatattaaatatacatgcttgttattatattaggattaagagcacacacttccataataactaaggtctagttcttttactaagtcagtacaaaaagaacttacctaaataatcctactcaatacacttaaagtgcatcagtgtaatttattagtcaagataaactaatacttaattacactacgtctattctgatggtttgttcctttccatcttagtcgtgagcaactgtttataatttataaagaatcgacaacatgatcttctaagtgtgactccacactccatgttatctactatataaattaattgaacaattgcatttaacaaataaatgtaaacatttgaccaatgtgattctttatttcaaaataaatgtgtacaaaagctaaacttttaagtatacactccaacagctacAAGCACAAGGGCGTGGAATGGAGGTTGCAAATCGCACTCGATTAACGACAACTTTAGATGTTACACACTTTCTTTTGAAACAAGGTTTGTCTTTCCATGGACATGACGAGTCATTGAATTCCTCAAATAAAGGTAACTTTCTTGAATTGATTGAGTGGTATACCCAAAGAAATGATGAGGTTTCCAAGACCATGAATGAAAATGCCCCTGGAAACAATCAAATGAAGTCTCCAATAGttcaaaaggatttaacacgGGCTTGTGCTGCTGAAGTCACAAATGTCATTCTTAATGATATAAAAGACAATATATTTTCTCTTATGGTTGATGAGTGTCGAGATATTTCAGTCAAAGAACAAATGGGAGTTGTTTTAAGATACGTGAACAAACATGGATGTGTTATTGAAAGATTTCTTGCTATTGTACATATGTCTGATACTTCTGCTATTTCTTTGAAGAAGGCTATTGATGAATTGTTTGCAAAACATAAGTTGTCATTATCAAGATTGAGATGTCAAGGATACGATGGAGCTTCAAATATGCGAGGTGAGTATAATGGATTGAAGACTCTTATATTGAAGGAAAATTCATCTGCAAGGTATGTCCATTGTTTTGCTCACCAATTTCAACTAGTTGTTGTTGCAGTTGCTAAAAGTAATCGAATTGTGAGTGATTTCTTCCAATATGTTACTATGATTGTGAATATTACTGGTGCTTCATGcaaaagaaaagataagtttAGACAACTTGAACATGATAGACTTGTAGAATGTTTGGAGAAAGGAGATATTGTTAGtggcaaaggaaaaaaaatcaagaaatcaGTTTAAAACGACCAGGGGATACTCGTTGGGGTTCACATTACATGACTATTATCCGTTTGATATCTACGTGGACTTCTGTTTTACAAGTGCTTGAAAATGTGCATGATGATGATACTAATGATGATAATAGTGGTATCGCTACCAGTTTGATTGATAAAATGGAGAGTTATGAATTTGTATTTGTGATGCATTTGATGAAATCTTTATAGGGAATCACAAATGAATTATCACTTGCCTTACAACAAAAGGATCAAAACATTGTACAGGCTGTCAGTTTGATCAAGACAATGAAAGTTCAATTACAAAAATTGAGAGATGAAGGATGGGAGAATTTTTTGGACGTCGTCAACAAATTTTGTAGTAACCATATGATCCCAGTACCGAATATGGAAGAAAATATGAGAACTCGTGGTCGCAGCAGACGTAATGGACAAATGATTACTAATTTTCATCACTATCGTGTTGAAATTTTTTTGTcaggtattatttttaaatattttattgaattttaattttctaataatattttttattcttttttttattgTTACAATATTAGGTTCTTG from Zingiber officinale cultivar Zhangliang chromosome 5B, Zo_v1.1, whole genome shotgun sequence encodes the following:
- the LOC121986685 gene encoding uncharacterized protein LOC121986685 gives rise to the protein MEVANRTRLTTTLDVTHFLLKQGLSFHGHDESLNSSNKGNFLELIEWYTQRNDEVSKTMNENAPGNNQMKSPIVQKDLTRACAAEVTNVILNDIKDNIFSLMVDECRDISVKEQMGVVLRYVNKHGCVIERFLAIVHMSDTSAISLKKAIDELFAKHKLSLSRLRCQGYDGASNMRVAKSNRIVSDFFQYVTMIVNITGASCKRKDKFRQLEHDRLVECLEKGDIGITNELSLALQQKDQNIVQAVSLIKTMKVQLQKLRDEGWENFLDVVNKFCSNHMIPVLDMMVQEMSNRFSESSTEVLTCIACLDPKDSFSQFDIGKLLHLAELYPENFSLTDRVILEDKLETYIQNVRGEFSMIEDLESLAKKMVEMDKNTIFPLVYRLIELALVLQVQVLQVQLLLKEFFCNENYQD